One segment of Salvia splendens isolate huo1 chromosome 20, SspV2, whole genome shotgun sequence DNA contains the following:
- the LOC121781326 gene encoding uncharacterized protein LOC121781326 translates to MNVIRKVNVNISLVDLFTNFSRFSKFFKDMMTNKEKLQDEGIVALSTNCSQLISGIMPTKRRDPGGCIIPCEISNMIFTKCLLDQGSGISLMALKTAPAISLEERMEPIDIALQLADQSVVKPTGIVEDVLVKIDKFIIPVDFIVLDMPEDKEVPILFGRPFLATGDVLLGAKDNSVTFRINGEQLTINVEKAYVGGESGKEAREVITLESPKV, encoded by the coding sequence atgaatgtgattAGAAAGGTGAATGTAAACATCTCATTGGTGGATCTTTTCACCAATTTCTCGAGATTCTCCAAGTTCTTCAAAGACATGATGACGAACAAGGAGAAACTTCAGGATGAGGGGATTGTGGCATTGAGCACGAATTGCTCACAACTTATATCTGGAATCATGCCAACGAAGAGAAGAGATCCAGGAGGTTGCATCATACCATGTGAAATTAGTAACATGATTTTCACAAAGTGTTTATTGGACCAAGGTTCAGGGATCTCACTGATGGCATTGAAAACTGCTCCTGCCATTAGTTTGGAGGAAAGAATGGAGCCCATTGACATCGCTCTACAATTGGCTGATCAATCCGTAGTGAAGCCCACTGGAATTGTTGAGGATGTCTTGGTTAAAATCGATAAGTTCATCATTCCCGTTGATTTTATTGTGCTCGACATGCCAGAAGATAAAGAAGTGCCAATTTTGTTTGGTAGACCATTTCTAGCAACGGGAGATGTATTGCTTGGAGCAAAGGATAACTCTGTTACATTCagaattaatggtgagcaaCTGACCATCAATGTTGAGAAGGCCTATGTTGGTGGTGAAAGTGGTAAGGAAGCAAGAGAGGTGATCACACTAGAGAGTCCGAAAGTGTAG